Proteins found in one Massilia sp. H6 genomic segment:
- a CDS encoding exonuclease SbcCD subunit D: protein MRLLHTSDWHLGQTLHTFDRSYEHGCFLDWLVASLVAEDIDVLLIAGDIFDNANPSAAAHRQFYRFLQQAKARVPHLQVVVIAGNHDSPGRLEAATPLLEAHGTVVVGNVARTPDGSIDLERLLVPLRGRDGSVGAWCLAIPFLRPGDVPRVVAEDADLAGDPYLNGTALLYRQAFALARSRCTADQAIIAMGHCHMVDGQASQDSERRIVIGGTEALPATMFDPAVAYVALGHLHLAQRVGGHEHRRYCGSPLPLSFSEVSYQHQVLCVDLDGPAVAAVTALHVPRAVELLRVPPKPAPLDDVLAALEALALPDAPSHAQPFLEVRVLLDGPEPGLRARVEAALAGKPVRLAKIEPTRRHAAREAATAALTLDQLAQLQPDDIFRRLWAQRFGDEVPPDQLAAFAELTHALDGDAA, encoded by the coding sequence ATGCGGCTGCTGCATACTTCCGACTGGCACCTCGGCCAGACCCTGCACACGTTCGACCGAAGCTACGAGCACGGATGCTTCCTCGACTGGCTCGTGGCCAGCCTGGTGGCCGAGGACATCGATGTGCTGCTCATCGCCGGCGACATCTTCGACAATGCCAACCCGTCGGCCGCCGCGCACCGCCAGTTCTACCGCTTCCTGCAGCAGGCCAAGGCCAGGGTGCCCCATCTGCAGGTGGTGGTCATTGCCGGCAACCACGATTCTCCCGGACGCCTCGAAGCGGCCACGCCCTTGCTCGAGGCCCATGGCACGGTCGTGGTCGGCAATGTCGCGCGCACGCCCGACGGCAGCATCGACCTGGAGCGCTTGCTGGTCCCGCTGCGCGGGCGCGACGGCAGTGTGGGCGCATGGTGCCTGGCGATTCCCTTCCTGCGGCCGGGCGACGTGCCGCGCGTCGTCGCCGAAGACGCCGACCTGGCGGGCGACCCCTACCTCAACGGCACCGCCCTGCTCTACCGCCAGGCCTTTGCACTGGCCCGGTCGCGCTGCACGGCCGATCAAGCCATCATTGCAATGGGCCATTGCCACATGGTCGATGGGCAGGCGTCGCAGGATTCCGAGCGCCGCATCGTCATTGGCGGCACCGAGGCGTTGCCCGCGACCATGTTCGACCCGGCGGTGGCATACGTTGCGCTGGGCCACCTGCACCTGGCCCAGCGCGTTGGCGGCCACGAGCACCGGCGCTACTGCGGCAGCCCGCTGCCATTGTCGTTCTCGGAAGTAAGCTACCAGCACCAGGTGCTGTGCGTCGACCTCGACGGACCGGCGGTGGCGGCGGTCACCGCCTTGCACGTGCCGCGCGCGGTAGAGCTGCTGCGGGTGCCGCCCAAGCCGGCGCCGCTCGACGACGTGCTCGCTGCGCTCGAAGCACTGGCCTTGCCCGACGCCCCCTCGCATGCCCAGCCCTTCCTCGAAGTGCGCGTGCTGCTCGACGGTCCGGAGCCGGGCTTGCGCGCCCGCGTCGAAGCCGCCCTCGCCGGCAAGCCGGTGCGCCTGGCCAAGATCGAGCCAACCCGGCGCCACGCCGCACGCGAGGCCGCTACCGCTGCGCTCACGCTCGATCAACTGGCCCAGCTGCAGCCCGACGATATCTTCCGGCGCCTGTGGGCCCAGCGTTTCGGCGACGAGGTGCCGCCCGACCAGCTCGCCGCCTTCGCGGAACTTACCCATGCGCTGGATGGAGACGCCGCATGA
- a CDS encoding AAA family ATPase, giving the protein MRILRISGKNLASLADQFQVDFEREPLASAGLFAISGPTGAGKSTLLDALCLALYDATPRLLKRAGSQLPDVGGDTVSALDPRTLMRRGAAEAWAEVDFAGNDGLRYRARWSVRRAYGKPGGALQPSKMSLHRLPELDPLGGTKTEVAAEIVARIGLSFEQFTRAVLLAQNEFSAFLKTDENERGELLETLTGTTIYSEISKRAFERYRNEQERTKMLASQLASQAPLAAEERARLDADRAHAELALEALDARRAALEHELRWHHEALKLERGEVQAGEALALAQAAQAGAGERRQRLATLEAVQPARALVAEVVRLEGERKLAVESGTRLEANLAAALEARRQAVLDIDAALGAVDAADGALRACAPQLDGAKALDAAIAALAPLHGQATSALDAARNEARQARAAHQAKADALDAARRGRDSAAAWLSAHARLEPMAAQWPRWDKLLGQAAQMERAQADAAAALATAGNQAQEAAQLEQGAARALTEASARLDTLDSARRDAMAALESGDPQALADERQALDARRERLDAAERAWTALASTRQELAHTSGELDRVDTARAGASGLLDAARAAAPALLAAMHQSEKSLTAAELACAASVEELRATLDDDAPCPVCGSLAHPYLDHGREDMLRTMLASLRGEVRDCRKAVRDNEALQATQAATLAAASERLGSLERERGALRTLVAELGAEWAAQARAADVPDAAAFDTDGALADAAQAESASEHLPAWFAAAHAASRSALAALEARAAGLRRAAQARDVAQAAYDRAQLDHARLRQAADQAREASTRLHAEVGALTVQQQGLAAQLASVLAELDPVLSAACGDGWQSAWRGNPAQWHASRMHDAAQWQEQTALHARSSAAAATLEAEAAGAGERIAQAERHGAGLAAEFNRLETELKEKRAQRLALWQGRSVSEVECELLAAVAAARKHQTARQAIAAETAQRETGARTALAQLNQHIAALDSAGVRATASLSDWLNDYRRNRSSLGTDAVDDAAELGKLLAVGANWLAQERAALGALDAQVGSASAVLAERRAQRALHLEGLPPSGLSADAVAAAVDTLSAERRAAHDLATELRMNAAQDDARRRQAQTMLDAIERQQAQEQRWGKLSELIGSSDGKKFRNYAQQFTLDVLLGYANAHLGQLAKRYRLERVTHAGAPSLALMVRDQDMGGEVRSVNSLSGGESFLVSLALALGLASLSSNRVRVESLFIDEGFGSLDTETLGVAMDALDALQSLGRKVGVISHVQEMTERIATRVLVRPSGGGSSAVVVE; this is encoded by the coding sequence ATGAGAATCCTGCGCATCAGCGGCAAGAACCTGGCTTCGCTCGCCGACCAGTTCCAGGTTGATTTCGAACGCGAACCGCTGGCCTCGGCCGGACTGTTCGCCATTAGCGGGCCCACCGGCGCCGGCAAGAGCACCCTGCTCGACGCCCTGTGCCTGGCCCTTTACGACGCCACGCCGCGCCTGCTCAAGCGCGCCGGCAGCCAGTTGCCGGATGTCGGCGGCGACACCGTCTCGGCGCTCGACCCGCGCACCCTGATGCGGCGCGGCGCGGCCGAAGCCTGGGCCGAGGTCGACTTCGCCGGCAACGACGGCCTGCGCTATCGCGCGCGCTGGAGCGTGCGTCGCGCCTATGGCAAGCCGGGCGGCGCCCTGCAGCCGTCCAAAATGAGCCTGCACCGGTTGCCCGAACTCGATCCGCTGGGCGGCACCAAGACCGAGGTCGCGGCCGAAATCGTGGCGCGCATCGGCCTGTCGTTCGAGCAGTTCACGCGCGCCGTGCTGCTGGCGCAGAACGAATTCTCGGCCTTTCTCAAGACCGACGAAAACGAGCGGGGCGAATTGCTCGAAACCCTGACCGGCACCACGATCTACAGCGAGATTTCGAAACGGGCCTTCGAGCGCTACCGCAACGAGCAGGAGCGCACCAAGATGCTCGCCTCCCAGCTGGCCAGCCAGGCGCCGCTGGCGGCCGAAGAACGTGCCAGGCTCGATGCCGACCGTGCCCATGCCGAGCTGGCCCTGGAAGCGCTCGACGCCCGCCGCGCCGCGCTCGAACACGAACTGCGCTGGCACCACGAAGCGCTCAAGCTCGAGCGCGGCGAGGTCCAGGCCGGCGAAGCGCTGGCGCTGGCTCAGGCAGCCCAGGCCGGAGCCGGCGAGCGCCGCCAGCGGCTGGCTACGCTCGAGGCCGTGCAGCCGGCGCGTGCGCTGGTGGCCGAGGTGGTGCGCCTCGAAGGCGAGCGCAAGCTGGCCGTCGAATCGGGCACCAGGCTCGAAGCGAACCTGGCGGCGGCGCTGGAAGCACGCCGCCAGGCCGTGCTCGATATCGACGCGGCCCTGGGCGCAGTCGACGCGGCCGACGGCGCCTTGCGCGCTTGCGCGCCGCAGCTCGACGGTGCCAAGGCGCTCGATGCCGCCATCGCGGCGCTGGCGCCCTTGCACGGGCAGGCCACGAGCGCGCTCGACGCCGCGCGCAACGAAGCGCGCCAGGCGCGCGCGGCCCATCAGGCCAAGGCGGACGCCCTCGACGCCGCGCGCCGGGGGCGCGATAGCGCGGCGGCATGGCTGTCGGCGCACGCCCGGCTCGAGCCGATGGCGGCGCAATGGCCGCGCTGGGACAAGCTGCTCGGGCAAGCCGCGCAAATGGAAAGGGCGCAAGCAGACGCGGCAGCCGCACTTGCCACCGCCGGCAACCAGGCACAAGAGGCGGCCCAACTCGAACAGGGCGCCGCACGCGCACTGACCGAGGCCAGTGCCCGCCTTGACACGCTCGACAGTGCCCGCCGCGACGCCATGGCTGCACTCGAATCGGGCGATCCGCAAGCGCTGGCCGACGAGCGCCAGGCACTCGACGCCCGCCGCGAACGCCTCGATGCTGCCGAAAGAGCCTGGACGGCGCTGGCGAGCACACGCCAGGAGCTCGCCCACACCAGCGGCGAGCTCGATCGCGTCGATACCGCACGCGCTGGCGCCAGCGGGCTGCTCGACGCGGCGCGCGCCGCCGCCCCGGCGCTGCTCGCGGCAATGCACCAGTCCGAGAAATCGCTGACGGCGGCCGAACTTGCCTGCGCCGCCAGCGTGGAAGAACTGCGCGCCACCCTTGACGACGACGCACCCTGCCCGGTCTGCGGCTCGCTCGCCCATCCGTATCTCGACCATGGGCGCGAAGACATGCTGCGCACCATGCTGGCCAGCTTGCGTGGCGAAGTGCGCGACTGCCGCAAGGCGGTGCGCGACAACGAAGCGCTGCAGGCAACGCAGGCGGCAACGCTGGCGGCGGCCAGCGAACGTCTTGGCAGCCTGGAGCGCGAACGCGGCGCCCTGCGCACGCTGGTGGCCGAACTGGGCGCGGAATGGGCCGCACAGGCGCGCGCCGCCGATGTACCGGACGCCGCCGCATTCGATACTGATGGGGCGCTCGCCGATGCGGCGCAAGCTGAGTCTGCCAGTGAGCACCTGCCGGCCTGGTTCGCCGCGGCGCACGCGGCCTCACGCAGCGCGCTGGCGGCGCTCGAGGCACGCGCGGCCGGCCTGCGCCGCGCGGCGCAGGCCCGCGATGTGGCCCAAGCCGCCTATGACCGGGCGCAGCTCGACCATGCCCGCCTGCGCCAGGCGGCCGACCAGGCCCGCGAGGCAAGTACCCGCCTGCACGCCGAGGTAGGCGCCCTGACGGTGCAACAGCAGGGGCTGGCTGCCCAGCTGGCATCGGTGCTGGCCGAACTCGACCCGGTGCTGTCGGCTGCCTGCGGCGACGGCTGGCAATCGGCATGGCGCGGCAATCCGGCGCAGTGGCACGCCAGCCGCATGCACGACGCCGCGCAATGGCAAGAACAGACCGCACTGCATGCCCGCAGCAGCGCCGCCGCCGCAACGCTCGAGGCCGAGGCCGCGGGCGCCGGCGAGCGCATTGCCCAGGCAGAGCGCCACGGTGCCGGCCTTGCTGCGGAATTTAATCGCCTGGAGACCGAGCTCAAGGAAAAACGCGCGCAGCGCCTCGCCCTGTGGCAGGGCCGCTCGGTGTCCGAGGTCGAGTGCGAACTGCTGGCCGCGGTCGCCGCCGCACGCAAGCATCAGACCGCGCGCCAGGCCATCGCGGCCGAGACGGCGCAGCGCGAGACCGGTGCACGCACCGCGCTGGCGCAACTGAACCAGCACATCGCCGCGCTCGACAGTGCGGGCGTGCGCGCCACGGCCAGTCTGTCCGACTGGCTCAATGACTACCGCCGCAACCGTAGCAGCCTGGGTACGGATGCGGTCGATGACGCGGCCGAACTCGGCAAGCTATTGGCGGTCGGTGCCAACTGGCTGGCGCAGGAACGCGCCGCGCTGGGCGCGCTCGATGCACAGGTGGGCAGTGCCAGCGCCGTGCTGGCCGAACGCCGGGCGCAGCGCGCCTTGCACCTCGAAGGCCTGCCGCCGAGCGGCTTGTCGGCCGACGCAGTGGCCGCCGCCGTCGACACGCTCAGCGCCGAACGGCGCGCCGCCCATGACCTAGCGACCGAGCTGCGCATGAACGCCGCCCAGGACGATGCGCGCCGCCGGCAAGCGCAAACCATGCTCGACGCGATCGAGCGCCAGCAGGCGCAGGAGCAGCGCTGGGGCAAGCTGTCCGAGCTGATCGGTTCGAGCGATGGCAAGAAATTCCGTAACTATGCCCAGCAGTTCACCCTCGACGTGCTGCTCGGCTATGCCAATGCGCACCTGGGCCAACTGGCGAAGCGCTACCGGCTCGAGCGCGTCACCCATGCCGGCGCGCCCTCGCTGGCGCTGATGGTGCGCGACCAGGACATGGGTGGCGAGGTGCGCTCGGTCAATTCATTGTCGGGCGGCGAATCTTTCCTGGTCTCGCTAGCGCTGGCGCTCGGCCTGGCTTCGCTGTCCTCGAACCGGGTGCGCGTCGAATCGCTGTTCATCGACGAAGGCTTCGGCAGCCTCGATACCGAGACCCTCGGTGTCGCCATGGATGCGCTCGACGCACTGCAGTCGTTGGGGCGCAAGGTCGGCGTGATTTCGCACGTGCAGGAAATGACCGAACGAATTGCCACCAGGGTGCTGGTGCGGCCAAGCGGCGGCGGCAGCAGTGCCGTCGTGGTCGAGTAA
- a CDS encoding class I SAM-dependent methyltransferase, translated as MNQITWTEGGTGRAARWRSESGWPAPKKVVVADDTMNADTAYRLALDGTALLWRGDFQNARQLLAALVRRVDHKSARARRPKPGAAAATPTELFHRHRLQQLQRARTLAMLLIPFEAGHTIALRRAPAVQEACLEAYGPAAEPYVASLRELLGVIGAHEWRRKGVRIAALDAHIHPWYGVFSPVRGEYVELVAQAPLPPGAQLAFDIGAGSGVLSAVLARRGILRVVGTDMDARALGCARENIARLGLASQVELLEADLFPAGRAPLVVCNPPWLPGKPSSAIEYAIYDPDSRMLRCFLGGLAAHLEPGGEGWLILSDLAEHLGLRPRDQLLGWIADAGLEVVARHDVRPTHAKASDPDDPLHAARSREVTSLWRLRAAR; from the coding sequence ATGAACCAGATCACCTGGACTGAAGGCGGCACCGGGCGCGCGGCGCGCTGGCGTTCCGAGAGCGGCTGGCCGGCGCCGAAAAAAGTGGTGGTCGCCGACGACACCATGAATGCCGACACCGCCTATCGGCTGGCGCTCGATGGCACCGCCCTGCTCTGGCGCGGCGACTTCCAGAATGCGCGCCAGCTGCTCGCCGCACTGGTGCGCCGGGTGGACCACAAGAGCGCGCGCGCGCGCCGGCCCAAACCGGGTGCGGCCGCCGCCACGCCGACCGAACTGTTTCACCGCCACCGCCTGCAGCAGCTGCAGCGCGCCCGCACACTGGCCATGCTGTTGATTCCGTTCGAAGCCGGCCACACCATCGCGCTGCGGCGCGCGCCTGCAGTCCAGGAAGCCTGCCTCGAAGCCTATGGTCCGGCGGCCGAGCCCTATGTCGCTTCGCTGCGCGAACTGCTGGGCGTGATCGGCGCCCATGAATGGCGCCGCAAGGGCGTGCGCATTGCCGCGCTGGACGCCCACATCCACCCCTGGTACGGCGTGTTCTCGCCGGTACGCGGCGAATACGTCGAACTGGTGGCGCAAGCCCCGCTGCCGCCGGGTGCGCAGTTGGCCTTCGACATCGGCGCCGGTAGCGGTGTGCTCTCGGCAGTGCTGGCCCGCCGCGGCATCTTGCGCGTCGTGGGCACCGACATGGATGCCCGCGCGCTTGGCTGCGCACGCGAGAATATCGCACGACTGGGCCTGGCGTCCCAGGTCGAACTGCTCGAGGCCGACCTGTTCCCAGCAGGACGTGCGCCGCTGGTAGTGTGCAACCCGCCCTGGCTGCCGGGCAAGCCCAGCTCGGCCATTGAATACGCGATCTACGATCCCGACAGCCGCATGCTCAGGTGTTTCCTCGGCGGCCTCGCGGCGCACCTGGAGCCGGGTGGCGAAGGCTGGCTGATCCTGTCCGACCTGGCCGAACACCTGGGCCTGCGTCCGCGCGACCAATTGCTTGGCTGGATAGCCGACGCCGGGCTCGAGGTCGTGGCCCGGCATGACGTGCGCCCGACCCATGCGAAAGCCAGCGATCCCGACGACCCGCTGCACGCGGCACGTTCGCGCGAAGTCACGTCGCTGTGGCGCTTGCGCGCCGCCCGATG